The following nucleotide sequence is from Candidatus Eisenbacteria bacterium.
GTGACACTGAAGGCGCTCGTCGATGCGGTGCGGCCGGAGTGGGAAAACTTCCAGAACGTGAATCTCTTCGCCACTGTTACGCCAGCTTTCGAGAGTTTCTCGGTGTTGGCTCCGATCACGCTTGTCTCGCTTCTTGCAGAGCGGTTGCACGCACAGAAGGTCACTGCATCTGCATTTCAGCTACCCCAGAGAATGGCTGACGTGCTCGTGAATCCGGAGGAACGACACCACGAGCATGTTGAGTGGGATCCTGCGTGCCAGCAGTGCCGGATCATCGAGGATTCCCTAGCCCAGTACTTGAAACGGGTTAGCCAATGTCGAATCTTCTTCCTAGGCGTAGGGTCGATGGAGCTAGAGCATGGCGGTTTCCAAGAGGTGTGCAACCGGTGCGCGGAATTGGCGGAAGGTGAAGGTAGTGAGCGGGGTGTCTCGAATCTTGGGGATCATTACCGGAGCATACTGAGAGAGCAGGGTTATGTCGGCGATGTAATGTACAGACCGTTCCGGAAAATTGAAAGCACCCCTGAAGAGGGGAAGGAATTCGAGTCCTACTTTCTTTCAGCGAGTGATGCGAAAAAGGAGAAGGAGGAGAAACGGCGGACATTCATGCGGCGGTTGTATTCCCATGTATTTCCCATCCCACTGGAAGTAATCAGATTGGCTGCAGGCGAGGATACGCGGCAGGTCGTTCTAGTGGCAAGCGGAATGGAGAAAGCCTGGCCGGTGCTTAGTCTATGCCACGCTGGACTGGCGGGAGCCCTTGTAATCGACTCCACTCTGGCCGAGGAGATGATCACACTGATTTAGGGAAAAGATATCTCTGGTGTGGAAAAGAACACTCGCCCGACAAGTCTTCCTCGTTGTGTGCAAAAACTCGGCCGTCCCCAGAAAGTCGAGTTTTGCGGCCTTTGCCCCGCCAATTGCCTTGTCTATATATCTAAGTGGTTGACGCAGGTGTCGCGTTCGGGGGGCCGGGTGGTGCGGTTTTCGAACTGAATAAATATGAGATATACTAACTAAATTCTTGGAACAGATTTGTCTGGGTAGTGTATATGGAGAACAGGTTTAGCGCATATGTCTGTTGTTATCTTGACCATGATTTATATGTTCGGCAGATTTATTAATGGTAATCACCATATTTGCGTATCGCCTGCATATGGTTCATATCGTAACCGAATGTAATTTAAATATGATCCAGAATTTTCAATCTTATAGGAGGATAATATTATGTCATTAGAAAAACCAACAGCTACCGATACCAGGAATGAAAGTAATGCGAAGAAGTATTTGAATGAATTGGCTAAATCATTGAGCAACTCTTCAAACGATTTTGGAGCTAAAGGGAATGTAGAAATTTCACTATTGCAGCCGGATGATAATGATGAGTGGAGTGTTCAGGTTTCCGGAAGTATCTCCAAAGGCCAAGATAGTGATGGAAAGGAAATGTGGGGAAAGCCCAATCTCGATGAGTTCTATTATGGGAAATCTTTGCAAGAGGTTTTAAAACGAATTTTCAAGGATGTATCACAATATTATGGATGAAAGTTACCGCAGTTATAAAGGAAGTTAATGAGGTCGCTACTTTTTGGTATAAGCAAGAATGTAATGGAATCAGGACGATGAACTATATAAACAGGTCAATTGCGATTATCTTGAAAGTTGGACTTGTAACTCTTTAGGTTCGTCAACTGGATACTGATCCCATGTGCGATTGTTGAGTAGTCTGCCCGCAACACCTTTATTCGTACCTCCCCATTGCTTGAAGAAAAAGGGTGCTTTGGCAGAAATACACTGATCACGGATACTCTCAACCCAGGCGGGATCCATTATTCTGGCTTTTGGCCCACTTTCGCCACCAACAATGACCCAGTTGATTAAGTTTGGGCCAAGGAGACCGCTTAAGTCGAGCGGTCCCAAAAGTGGTTCACAAGACAGAAAACGAACTGAACTTGGAAGATTTACAATTGCCTCTGCTCGATGAATGTAATCTTGCGTTTCGATGCTAGTGCCAAGACATATATGTGGATTTGTGGTAGCAAGTTCACCCCATTGGTCCGATCGGCGTTCAATGTAATTCGCCATACGTTCTGCACGCTTAGTAAGGATTTGGAATTGATGCCATGTGCAACGACGCATCGTGGTAAAAACACGATCGATAAATCGGTACGGGACCTTCTCGTGAAATAGATCGCTCATGGAATTGACGAAGATACGTTTCGGCTTTTTCCATGCCAGAGGAAGTCCGATTCGTTCCGGCCACAATTTGAGATCAAAACCCTGCTCATACGGATGGCCAGGAATACCTCTCCAGCGCTCGGCGAGGGTCTCAGCGTAGCAGTTCTTGCAGCCCAGACCCACTTTGGTGCAGCCGGTAACTGGGTTCCACGTTGCGTCAGTCCATTCGATGCTTGTTTGAGCAGCCATAGGATTAGCTCTCTTTGTCTTCGAACGTTATGCGAACGCCCTTCGGGTAGGTGTTTCTGCGCCTCGGGTCGCCGTCCGCCTTCTTCGAATCTACCTCGATAGAGTGCCCCTTGAAACCCTCCTCGGCTTCAAGAAGCCTCAGAGCGCCTTTGGCATGCTTGTCGAGGAACGCTGTCTTATCCCAAGTGTACTGAAGCACTTCGTCGGAGTAAACTGTCTGACCACGGAAACGCTCCCAGAGGATCGGAGCAAAGTCGCGTTCCGGAGTAGAAGTGAAGAGAGTTGCTTGGTCGGGGTCGACACCATCGGAGAATGAATAGTTCCCGGTTTCGTCGAGTCGCCACATAGCAGTCTTCATCTTCTCGTGGCCTTTTGAGTGGTTTGTCGCGAAGAAGAGGTCGTAGAGTTCTTGGTCCTTTTTATCTCGCATCGCGAAGTATCGAACGAACCTTGCTTGGCGTTCCAAGGACTTGGCGTAGAGTTGACGAGCGAGTATCACTCGCTCCTTTGCTGTGTGGAGGGCGGAGAGCCGATCGGCCGCGTCGGAATGACCTAAAAGCTCGTTAATCCGTTTGGGAATTACGTCGGCAAAGCGCCGAAGTGTAACGTTCATGAACGTGATGAGGACCTCGCAATGTGGATTTGAGAGGAGCCTCTCGATGAGTTCGAAGGGGAGTCCCTTGATGCCAAAGGGGTCCACGAAGGCGAAGGTCGGAGCAATCTGAAGGCCTTTCTCTTGGATGCTGTCGAGGGTCTCACGCAGGGCGGTTTCGAAATCCTTATTCTCAATGTAGCAATGGAATCTCTTCGGAGGCTTGAGGGCGACGATTTCGGACTCAAGGTGCTTGGCGCGCCTTTTGTCGGACTCAACGAAAACAAACACAAGGTCCCGAGCGAGTTTGCCCTGGTGGGTCTTTGCGACATTGAGAGCGATGAGCGGTGAGCCTATTTCACCACCCTTATAGCGGCCGGGTCCGGCAAACCCATCGTAGTAGATAATTCGGCCATGCC
It contains:
- a CDS encoding phage Gp37/Gp68 family protein translates to MAAQTSIEWTDATWNPVTGCTKVGLGCKNCYAETLAERWRGIPGHPYEQGFDLKLWPERIGLPLAWKKPKRIFVNSMSDLFHEKVPYRFIDRVFTTMRRCTWHQFQILTKRAERMANYIERRSDQWGELATTNPHICLGTSIETQDYIHRAEAIVNLPSSVRFLSCEPLLGPLDLSGLLGPNLINWVIVGGESGPKARIMDPAWVESIRDQCISAKAPFFFKQWGGTNKGVAGRLLNNRTWDQYPVDEPKELQVQLSR
- a CDS encoding three-Cys-motif partner protein TcmP, with amino-acid sequence MAAPKETIWNLDPHTKAKHDILCNYLQAWFPILSTWHGRIIYYDGFAGPGRYKGGEIGSPLIALNVAKTHQGKLARDLVFVFVESDKRRAKHLESEIVALKPPKRFHCYIENKDFETALRETLDSIQEKGLQIAPTFAFVDPFGIKGLPFELIERLLSNPHCEVLITFMNVTLRRFADVIPKRINELLGHSDAADRLSALHTAKERVILARQLYAKSLERQARFVRYFAMRDKKDQELYDLFFATNHSKGHEKMKTAMWRLDETGNYSFSDGVDPDQATLFTSTPERDFAPILWERFRGQTVYSDEVLQYTWDKTAFLDKHAKGALRLLEAEEGFKGHSIEVDSKKADGDPRRRNTYPKGVRITFEDKES